Below is a genomic region from Micropterus dolomieu isolate WLL.071019.BEF.003 ecotype Adirondacks linkage group LG08, ASM2129224v1, whole genome shotgun sequence.
TTTCGCCGagcacaatgaaaataaaacaaaattaatgaTCCAAAACAGTTTACAACTTTACAAGAGACCAAAAACTCAGCATGTGAATACAAGAGGTCTGAATGAAGATACAAGTTTAGGAGGTAACAATGgaaacatcagcagcaacagtAGAATAGGAGGGAGCCGGGGCAGGCGTAACCGCGGTGATGGCAGCAGAAGCTCCAGTTGATGTCAGTGTGGTACCAGAGGGCTCGGTGGGGCGGACCGGTTTGGCGATTTTCATGGGAATGGAGACATTAGAGGTGCAGTGCTCGCTCAGGTACTCGCCTCCTTTCTCCTCGTAGTCCCTTCTGCTGATCCATCCCTCTGTCGCTCCTCCCACTCCTCCAGGTGGATGCTCCAAGGCCCAGTCTCTTGCCCCATACCAGGAGTCCAGAGCTGGCTGCGACGCCATTGTCACCTGGGAAGGAGTCAGTTAGAGTTCAAGTGTCATTACAAGAAGATTACTTCTGGATTATCTGAACCAATCTGAAAAGTATTTGGGCAGGGAAACTGGTTTCCCTAAATTTACTTTATGTTTTGAATTTCAattcttttgttatttatttgttatttattttgttatttgtgtttctctctcattCTTTATACATGGATATGATTCAGAACAGCGTATAATGTATAATGATCAGTGGGTTTGTAGGGCCTTGTACCTTGAAGTGTGACTGGAAGGGCCTCATAGCCAGCAGTTCCCTCTCCACTCTCTCCTTCATCCCAGGGTACTGCATGTTCCCTCCTGTAAGAAACACGTTGCTCACAAGCGCCTCCTGCTGCTCTGGGGTGTACCTGTGTGTAGTATAGACATAAGAAAGACATTGTTAGTTTCACATATCATTTTCtaacataataaaaaatgtaatatgaaagatgctaaaatgcagtatttggGTGATTAATTATAATAGGATccacgtgtgtgtttgtgtgatttcaTTTGCGTATGCCTATGTGTTTACATGAACACAATGTATATGCAGGATTTGTATCTTTACCTGGCCAGGACATACTGCAGTGTCTCCATTAGTCCCATCTGTTCCTCTCCAGTCGGCGAGGGCTGGAACAGGATCTCTGGACACCGCAGACGCTCCGTCCCTACAAACAGCTGGTGGTACTCTGCCATGTTGAACATGGGCTAGAGACCAGATCTAAGTTCATTTTCACTGACACCAAACGGTTCCGCTTATGAGCAAAGTTAGCTAGCTTCATTACTAATACAGAAAGTTTTCTTACACACTCTGCCACATATTGAACTGGCAGATAATAGCCTGCACAGCATTAATGAGGATCTAATATATGTCTGAAAGTTCCAGTGTCTCTGTGCCACTACCTGAACCACATTAGCAGATTTTTCTGGCAGCGTGTCCTCAGGGAAGTCAGGATCCATCAGTGCCACTCCGTCTCCCTCGTCCATCGGCTGCTCCAGCTCAGACACCTGGCAGAGAGCAACAGAACAGCCTCAGGCATCATGTCAGCTGCAGCACATCGACTGCAGCAAACAAGGACGGACCCCGTAAAGCCCCATAGCAAATTCACGGTAATGGCATGTAGACCTAATTAATTACCGGTACATTTGAATGCGACCTCAGCTCAGTGGCTGCTTAGTTTCTCAGCTGCTGCAATCACTTTTGTTGAAAATACAGTGTAGTTTGACCACTTTGCTTCCCTACTACTGTTGGCAACCGAAGCATTTGCATGCCTAGATTACAGCCAAGTGATACTGTACATACCTAGAAACACTGCTTATATAACACTGCTATCCACTCAAGCTATAcatatatttcatatatattttctttgggTAACCTATTTTAAACTACTCAAAAAATAACAGTATCTATTTGTGTTGCATTTTGCCAGACAGAGCCTAAAAGGTGGACAAAGCTTTTCTGTGATTTGGTGGAGTAGCACCCACCTCCGTCTTTCCCTCTGCTACGTCACTGTGCAGCAGCTTCTGTCTGCCCTGCTCCACAGCCAGCTGCAGTTTGTTGATGTACGACTGCAGCTCCTCAGCAGAGTCCATATTGAGCTCCACCAGGCTCTTATGAAACTGATCCAACAGGCCATCTTCCAGCAGCTCCTGTACGCACAAAAGTCAAGGGTCACTGTGCAGCACACGCCAGCTGTGTTTTAGAGTCAAACTAAAGATCAAACATCAAGTATAGTTAGAGGATGTTTATGGTTACTGTTGTAGTGGACACAATAAATCCTTAGAAGaaaaaacagactttttaaaatgtgtttccttCTCAGATGTAAATGGGTCAAAAGGTCTATCCTACAGTATATTAAATCTTAAGTTTTaagcatttaaatgttatttgaaAAACCGTTATggcttcataaaaaaaaaaaaaactgtaaatgataATAAAGGTCCCTTGCCTGTATTGCCATAAGTCTGTCCAGCCTCTCTTGGTCCTGCAGCAGCTTCTCCTCCCGCCGGCGAGCGTTGATCTCCTGAAGCCTCCGAAGCTGCTGAGCTCgtctctcctgcctctcctccacactcacacagccGCCCGGTACCTTACCTGAGAAGGGAAGCTGCATACGGTGAACCTCCCGCTCATAAAACTCTGGGCTGCGCCACTTTTCCAGCTCTGTAGAGAACACAACAGAAATGGAAAGGAAAGTAGATAAAGTTCAATAAGGCGTCCATGCATCTCCATGCTGCCTTCGAGCTCCTTCAGTCTAGTACTAACAGAAACAAGCAGAACATGTCTGTGAGCAGTTTATTAACTAAGATTCATTTGGGAGACCTTTAACTACTTACATAAATGGTTATTTGCTGCTGCAACTTGGGAATCGTAAACCAAGAAGCTCCAAGTGTTTCAATATATGGACAGTatatttgctctgacatgctgTACCTTCATGATAATCCACAGCAATGTAACTGTGTTCATGCAGAAGTTCCTCCACCCGGCTGAGTGTGATGGCAGCAAGGTGACCTGGGTATTTCAGCTGGAGGAGGCGCTGCAGGTAGGACGCTGCCTGACTGCCAGCCACATTCACACGCTTACAGTTGACTGCATCAAACCTTGAATCAAAACCATATTGGGCTCAAAACTGGACTGTACAGAACAAACTGTGCAAGATGTGTGTATTACTGCACTAAAGGGAGTCAGTAaaggaggacagacaggtaaagGACTTCTTAAGAGAATAATAAAGTAAGTAAgatgatataaaatgaacacaGAAGCAGTCTGTGTATCCTCACCTGCCGTTGATAACTGGCAGCACGTGTGAACAGTGGTATCCTGAGGACAGAACAAGGCCAGTGTGTGGTGGCTGGAGGCTCCTTCGAATGTTATTGTGGTAGAAACTGTACAAGCCGTCCACACCGTAGGACACATACGGGACGCAGTAGCACTCAAAAAGCAACTCTGACATCATCTGCCGACAGTGCAGCGGGTTGCAGGGCGCTTCTGTCAGCACAATGGGGTGTACCACACTGCCCTACAAAAGCACGGGGAAAGTANNNNNNNNNNNNNNNNNNNNNNNNNNNNNNNNNNNNNNNNNNNNNNNNNNNNNNNNNNNNNNNNNNNNNNNNNNNNNNNNNNNNNNNNNNNNNNNNNNNNAAACTGTAAATGATAATAAAGGTCCCTTGCCTGTATTGCCATAAGTCTGTCCAGCCTCTCTTGGTCCTGCAGCAGCTTCTCCTCCCGCCGGCGAGCGTTGATCTCCTGAAGCCTCCGAAGCTGCTGAGCTCgtctctcctgcctctcctccacactcacacagccGCCCGGTACCTTACCTGAGAAGGGAAGCTGCATACGGTGAACCTCCCGCTCATAAAACTCTGGGCTGCGCCACTTTTCCAGCTCTGTAGAGAACACAACAGAAATGGAAAGGAAAGTAGATAAAGTTCAATAAGGCGTCCATGCATCTCCATGCTGCCTTCGAGCTCCTTCAGTCTAGTACTAACAGAAACAAGCAGAACATGTCTGTGAGCAGTTTATTAACTAAGATTCATTTGGGAGACCTTTAACTACTTACATAAATGGTTATTTGCTGCTGCAACTTGGGAATCGTAAACCAAGAAGCTCCAAGTGTTTCAATATATGGACAGTatatttgctctgacatgctgTACCTTCATGATAATCCACAGCAATGTAACTGTGTTCATGCAGAAGTTCCTCCACCCGGCTGAGTGTGATGGCAGCAAGGTGACCTGGGTATTTCAGCTGGAGGAGGCGCTGCAGGTAGGACGCTGCCTGACTGCCAGCCACATTCACACGCTTACAGTTGACTGCATCAAACCTTGAATCAAAACCATATTGGGCTCAAAACTGGACTGTACAGAACAAACTGTGCAAGATGTGTGTATTACTGCACTAAAGGGAGTCAGTAaaggaggacagacaggtaaagGACTTCTTAAGAGAATAATAAAGTAAGTAAgatgatataaaatgaacacaGAAGCAGTCTGTGTATCCTCACCTGCCGTTGATAACTGGCAGCACGTGTGAACAGTGGTATCCTGAGGACAGAACAAGGCCAGTGTGTGGTGGCTGGAGGCTCCTTCGAATGTTATTGTGGTAGAAACTGTACAAGCCGTCCACACCGTAGGACACATACGGGACGCAGTAGCACTCAAAAAGCAACTCTGACATCATCTGCCGACAGTGCAGCGGGTTGCAGGGCGCTTCTGTCAGCACAATGGGGTGTACCACACTGCCCTACAAAAGCACGGGGAAAGTACTACTGATTGATCAGCTGGTTGTCATGAGGAGCTAGTTCAACGTTGCCCATAAAACAGAAATGGTAAAAATGACCATTACCACATTACATCATTTTGGCTACAACACTTAAGGCACATCCCAGTTCCCTTATTTGATCGATCATCATTATGAAGGCTGTTTCATTGCTGTTATTTGGATCAGGTAGTGAGGAGGCATCTCTGAGGACACATGAGCGAAGATACACAACACAAACCTTAGCAGATCTGTTGGACGTGTCACCAGAGCAGACTGAAACCTCTGTATCATCAGCAGTCAGTGCAGTTTTATACCAAAGTGGACAGATAAATTGTGACAGCACCAACTCAAGAGTATTACTCCAAAGTTTTTGTTCTGATACTCCATCTACTTACAAAATAGTGGCTCTGTAGGTTTGACTGATAAAAGAACCATAAACAACTTTCTTCATTCTTAGCAAGAGTTTTCTCTTGATCATCTGTTAGTTCCCCGTTTAATCTGTTTCACTAATCATACTGATCGGGGTGAGGATTAGAGTCTGTTCTCTGTCAGcactaaacacattttaattgtttgtcatcatttttattaattcacaTAAAGGCTAAGGCTAAAAATCCTATTTACATCATTTCCACTTCCCCTAAAACATTTGGGCCTATAAATGATTTCTACAAattgcaaaacattttaatgataaCCTGCATGACTGAGCAACAAATCTACTaacagaataaatatgcaaataattATTAAACTAACTAACTTGCTGCCATTAGAAATGGTACATAATGTTTTAGTGTCTGAAGTCTACTGACTCACAGTGGATTAAATAATCTGAGCAAATAAATTCAGaaagcagttttaaaaaagaaagaaagaaagaaagaaagaaagaaatgcgGTGGTAGCTGTACACTCCTATTAGTATTTGGACCGTGCGTATATGGTCAAACTCCAAACTATAGAAAGCTGCTACAGAGCTGTTAAAGCCTTCTGATCCATCATCAAAAACTCTGTTTcctaaaatgtctttgttttattcttgTGTGTTGACATGTTGCCTTAGCAGAAGTACATGATCAACAGAGAAACATGGTAAGTACACCTGGCACTCTCCTTTGGAGttaaaggtaaaataataaaCTCCTCAGGAACTTTGGCTTGTGAAATTCAAAATATCATGATGCCGCGAGTCAAGATGCCTTTTCTATCTGTATTAATGTAGTCTATGAAAAATTACCCAATTAATCAAGAAGTCAAAAGACGGAACACTAATcaacaaaacatgtttaaatgcaGCTGTGGTTGCTGCTATTCTTTGTCTGGTGTGAGTTTTATATTGTTGAAGATATCACAGTGGGCTATGGGaaatggtgattttttttttttttttttctaactattttctgacattttaaaaacattctgtCAGAAATCTATCACTTTGGGTGTATTTTTTACCTACATGTTAACCACATGTTAATAGCAGGtacaacatgaaaacatgtaaTGTGTCTAGCCCTATgacacattaaaaaattaaattaagtctaaaagaaataaaaagttattaattttggataataataatcacagaACCATATTGTAGTTCATTGTTGAAGATATCTGTGTCTTTAGGAGGCGTGCGAGGACAATATGGGTTGAGCCCCTGTCCCCTGAATGGTTGGTCATTCTGGTTATCTAACAGTCTCTCATGTAGATATACATATTCATCGATGATTGAAATCATTAGTTGTGCAGCAGTGGTGTCTGCTTGTACCTCTCAGCTGGGCTCTGGCTTTGAACTTTTGCCTGTAGCTACATGGAGACATTTTTGTTGATACCTTGGaataaaatctgatttaactGGGGTCAATACAACATTACCCCTAAACTAATAACTAAGTGTGTTAAAATTGTAGTATAGACAGGGTTCTGACACGGTCCTGTGTCTAACTGTGAAGGTGTAGAAATCAAATCAACAGTGTGTCAAATAGCTTTACAACTAACTTTATGGAAAGAAGTAGTAAGAATAGTAagtatacaataaaaaaaagctgaacTGAAATGTAACCTCACCTCAAGATCACGTTTTTAGCGTATTTACACAAACGTGGGAACACATTTGCTTGGTGATACCAATTTTGGCGCAACACTAGCAGACACATCAGTCCCCGCCCACCACTAACCTCTGAGGCGATGCCCAGGTGTGTAAATACATGGTCGAAGATGAGCTCCTGGATCTCGAAGTTGACCACCACGTTTCGGTCGAACTGGCTCTTCAACAGCCACCGCAGCGGCTCCAGGTTGGGGATATCGTTACCGATCTGGGTCTCGCTGCGGGCAGCCCCGCGGCTGCGCGCCGCCACCGACCTGAAGACCAGCTGCGGAGACTCAAACTCCGCCGCCGGAGCCGCCCAGCCGGCTCGGGTCTGGAAAGAGCCGTTATCTATTACTATCGGGGCTGGTGTAGGGGtcaggcactgggtggggaacTCAAAAATCGGGTCAGGAGAAGATTTACAGTCCTGAAATGAGAATATTTTAGAGACCGGTTCCCCTTTAGAAGCCATTTTGGAAGTGCGTCACAGTAAAGTAGAGCCGAGTGGAGTCTTGGTGTCGCCGACTTATAGTTCCCAGTTGTTCCACTACTTTTTTCAACATACAGGCATATGcacgttattattattattattattattattataaacgagtaaaataaatgttttggctGTACTGTTTCAAAAATCCAAGTGTCTCTACTTTTGTattactttgtttttcattttcagctaCTCATTCTTTCCCTGCCAAGGTTTGTGATGTATTGTGTAGGCCTGCTATGTCTCCACAATTAGAATAAGTGCGAATTTAGAATAAGTATAGGCCTACCTTTTACCACCAGAGGTCGTACTACACTCTATGTAA
It encodes:
- the actr5 gene encoding actin-related protein 5 produces the protein MASKGEPVSKIFSFQDCKSSPDPIFEFPTQCLTPTPAPIVIDNGSFQTRAGWAAPAAEFESPQLVFRSVAARSRGAARSETQIGNDIPNLEPLRWLLKSQFDRNVVVNFEIQELIFDHVFTHLGIASEGSVVHPIVLTEAPCNPLHCRQMMSELLFECYCVPYVSYGVDGLYSFYHNNIRRSLQPPHTGLVLSSGYHCSHVLPVINGRFDAVNCKRVNVAGSQAASYLQRLLQLKYPGHLAAITLSRVEELLHEHSYIAVDYHEELEKWRSPEFYEREVHRMQLPFSGKVPGGCVSVEERQERRAQQLRRLQEINARRREEKLLQDQERLDRLMAIQELLEDGLLDQFHKSLVELNMDSAEELQSYINKLQLAVEQGRQKLLHSDVAEGKTEVSELEQPMDEGDGVALMDPDFPEDTLPEKSANVVQPMFNMAEYHQLFVGTERLRCPEILFQPSPTGEEQMGLMETLQYVLARYTPEQQEALVSNVFLTGGNMQYPGMKERVERELLAMRPFQSHFKVTMASQPALDSWYGARDWALEHPPGGVGGATEGWISRRDYEEKGGEYLSEHCTSNVSIPMKIAKPVRPTEPSGTTLTSTGASAAITAVTPAPAPSYSTVAADVSIVTS